The genomic interval CTGAGTGGTACCAATCTCTGGCTGCTGAAAAAATATAAGGGACCAGATCCTGAGGTGAATGTTACTTCCGATCCCAATGTACAGGGATACGATCTTGGAACACCGCCACAACCACGCACGGTACAATTTGGTCTGAACCTTACACTTTAAAATGATGAACATGAGACTAAGCATATATCTTTTAGCAGGCATCTCCCTCTTGGGCGCGTCCTGCAAGAAGTTCCTCGATGTACAACCCGAGCAACAGGTGGACGATTCGCAAGCTATTACCAATCTGGGAAGTGCAGAAACGGCGGTAAATGGTCTTTATAACCTCTTGGGAAATGACAGTTATTATGGCTCCAATTTTCAGGCATTGTCTTACCTGTCTGGCGGCGATATCCAGTGGACAGGCTCGCAGTCGGCGCCGGCGCAGATAGCTAATCGTCAGATAACGGCGGACAATGCTAACGTCGCTTCTTCCTGGGCGGCCATTTACCGGACCATCCTTTCTGCCAATTACATTATCGATGTCATTCCAAAACTTGCTGATCCGCTGTTCACCCAGGTGAAGAAAGATCAGCTGACAGGAGAAGCCTATTTCGTCAGGGCGTTATCGTACTTTGATCTGGCCCGGGGCTGGGGAGGTGTGCAATTGATACTGACGCCTACACGCCTGCCGGGCGATCATGCAGGTATTAAAAGAAGCAGCCTGGACGAGACCTATCAACAGGTGCTCAGCGATCTGAATAAAGCAGCGGAATTGTTGCCACTGAGCACCAACAGGAACAGGGCTACCCGCAAAACTGCTTGGGCCCTGAAAGCCCGTTATTTCCTTTACCGACAGCAATGGGACTCCGCAGACCTGTATGCCACCAGGATCATCGATGATGTAGCCAATTACCGGCTGCTAAAGCCCTACAATGCTTTCTTTGCTAATAATGCAACGGCAACTGCAGAATCGGTTTTTGAGATCAGTTACAGTGTATCCTTTAAGAACGGGCATTTTAACTGGTGGCTGCCGCCCGCCCTGGGAGGCAGAAGGGAATGGGCGCCTAATGCACAGCTGGTGGCGCTCCTGAACGATCCTGCTATTGGCGGTAACAGGAACGCCCTGATCGGTCAGACCGCTCCCCCCGGGAACCTCTGGTATGGAAAGCTATACTATCGTACGCCCACCGGTACCGATCCGGCTTACCTGATAAGGATAGCAGAGCTGTACCTGATACGCGCGGAAGCCAGGGCGAAAAACGGGCTGCTGACGGAAGCCCTGCAGGACCTGAATGCTATCCGCGACCGTGCCGGCATTGCTCCCAGTACGGCAGACACCAAAGAAGCGATCCTGCTGGCTATTGAAAACGAAAGAAGGCTGGAATTTGCGTTCGAAGGCGACCGCTGGTTCGACCTGGTACGTACCGGCAGGGTGGCGAATGTATTAGGGCTAACAGACAAGAACCGATATGTATTCCCGATACCGGCAGATGAACTGCTGGCAGATGGAAACCTGGACCCTAATCCCGGTTATTAGAAGCTGTATATTCAAGGAAAACCTGGTATGACGATGAATAATACCATCCGTAATAAAAAAATGCGATTATAAACCCTTTAAATACGATCTGATGAAACAGTCGATCATGTCATTTTTTTTCGCCGGCTTCCTGTTCCTGGCTGCCGGTGCTATTGCACAGCAAAACACAGGCGCTGATACACAATCATCAAACACAGCCAGGGCCGGTGTTACACAGTCATCAAATATGGCTGCAGCTTCCGTGGAGGCTGACGCTGTTGTAGGTCCTCAGAAAGGCGCCCTGATCATTGTCGGCGGTGGCAAAGTAGGGCCGGAAATATGGGCACGCTTTATAGAGCTGGCTGGCGGTCCTAACGCCAATATCGTAGTGATCCCTACGGCCGGTGAAGATTCAGCCCTTGCTACCGGCAAATCATTCGAAAAAGAACTGCTGCAGGATCTCGGGGTGGCCCAGGTAACAGTACTACACACACGTGATCCTAAAGTCGCCAACACAGCAAGCTTTGTAGCGCCGCTGAAAAAGGCAACCGGTATCTGGTTTCCCGGTGGCCGCCAGTGGAAAATTGCTGATGCCTACCTGCACACATTGGCAGAAAAGGAGATCAAAGCGGTGCTTACCCGCGGTGGTGTAATAGGGGGTACTTCTGCAGGTGCCACCATCCAGGGCTCATTCCTGCTGAGGGGAGACACCAAAGGCAATAGCATCCTGGAAGGAGACCACATACATGGGCTGGACCTGATCCATCATACCGCTATCGACCAGCACATCCTGCGCCGTAACCGGCAGTTTGACCTGGTAGGTGTGATAAAGGCGCATCCTGACCTGCTGGGCATCGGTATTGACGAGAGTACGGCCATCGTGGTGCAGAAAGATACGTTTGAAGTGATCGGAAACTCCTATGTAGCTATTTATGACATTGCCCATATCAACGAAAAACAGAAAAGTCCTACGGGGGAATATAACACCGATGGGCCCTTCTATTTCCTCGGCAGGGGACAACGATTCGATCTGCAGCAGCGTAAAGTGATCACAAATACCAGCCGTTCCGCAGTGGTAAATACACCCAGGCTGAGTAACAACTAGGTGATCAGTTAGTTGTGCCACAGCAAAAAAGCCGTCCTGAAATATATCGGGGACGGCTTTTTTTTCTTAAAATATAGCAATAATATTACGCTATCCTAACCGGCAGGCATCCATAAAAACCAGACTATGAAACTTTGCGTAGCACAGGCAAAAGCAGTAAAAGGAGACATCCGGAGTAATATCGAAAACCATAAAAAGATCATTGATCTGGCTATTTCTCACGGTGCTGACACCATTATCTTCCCGGAATTGTCCATAACAGGTTATGAGCCCACATTGGCGAAAGACCTGGCTATTTGTATGGACGATGCTTGCCTGGACGATTTTCAGGAGATCAGCGACAGCAGGCAGGTGACAATCGGGGTAGGGGTACCGCTGAAAGCAGATACGGGTATCACGATCAGTATGGTCTTATTCCAGCCAGGTAAGCAACGGGAAGTCTATGCGAAGAAGTACCTGCATGCAGATGAGGATC from Chitinophaga filiformis carries:
- a CDS encoding RagB/SusD family nutrient uptake outer membrane protein, with product MRLSIYLLAGISLLGASCKKFLDVQPEQQVDDSQAITNLGSAETAVNGLYNLLGNDSYYGSNFQALSYLSGGDIQWTGSQSAPAQIANRQITADNANVASSWAAIYRTILSANYIIDVIPKLADPLFTQVKKDQLTGEAYFVRALSYFDLARGWGGVQLILTPTRLPGDHAGIKRSSLDETYQQVLSDLNKAAELLPLSTNRNRATRKTAWALKARYFLYRQQWDSADLYATRIIDDVANYRLLKPYNAFFANNATATAESVFEISYSVSFKNGHFNWWLPPALGGRREWAPNAQLVALLNDPAIGGNRNALIGQTAPPGNLWYGKLYYRTPTGTDPAYLIRIAELYLIRAEARAKNGLLTEALQDLNAIRDRAGIAPSTADTKEAILLAIENERRLEFAFEGDRWFDLVRTGRVANVLGLTDKNRYVFPIPADELLADGNLDPNPGY
- a CDS encoding cyanophycinase translates to MSFFFAGFLFLAAGAIAQQNTGADTQSSNTARAGVTQSSNMAAASVEADAVVGPQKGALIIVGGGKVGPEIWARFIELAGGPNANIVVIPTAGEDSALATGKSFEKELLQDLGVAQVTVLHTRDPKVANTASFVAPLKKATGIWFPGGRQWKIADAYLHTLAEKEIKAVLTRGGVIGGTSAGATIQGSFLLRGDTKGNSILEGDHIHGLDLIHHTAIDQHILRRNRQFDLVGVIKAHPDLLGIGIDESTAIVVQKDTFEVIGNSYVAIYDIAHINEKQKSPTGEYNTDGPFYFLGRGQRFDLQQRKVITNTSRSAVVNTPRLSNN